In Cicer arietinum cultivar CDC Frontier isolate Library 1 chromosome 7, Cicar.CDCFrontier_v2.0, whole genome shotgun sequence, a single window of DNA contains:
- the LOC101514298 gene encoding uncharacterized protein — protein MGRAPCCDKANVKKGPWSPEEDATLKSYIEKNGTGGNWIALPQKVGLKRCGKSCRLRWLNYLRPNIKHGGFTEEEDNIICSLYISIGSRWSIIAAQLPGRTDNDIKNYWNTRLKKKLLGKRKQSNNNSSLNQKDTNGNIEENSLSNSALERLQLHMQLQNPFSNFYPSLMWPKLHPSQEKMIQTLQALNHPHHDNNPIMQNSFMTSSYKPSNDVIQQDGAKINRNDPQVDILVEENIIPLNYNNSNNYNSMINSSLVAPRGEAIEKRTNEGIQQLGAMQNELDDILNNRMDYLQKEEDEFDCFREMNVSKESLIWWSNDSDTKSGSSNSWDSSNNHQVLMQDQGMFQDYVLGYSM, from the exons ATGGGTAGAGCTCCATGTTGTGACAAGGCTAATGTGAAGAAAGGACCTTGGTCTCCAGAAGAGGATGCTACCCTCAAATCTTACATTGAAAAAAATGGAACCGGGGGAAATTGGATTGCTCTTCCCCAAAAAGTTG GACTCAAGAGATGTGGAAAGAGTTGCAGACTAAGGTGGTTAAATTACTTGAGGCCTAATATCAAACATGGTGGATTTACTGAAGAAGAAGACAACATCATTTGCAGCCTTTACATTAGCATTGGAAGCAG GTGGTCCATTATTGCTGCTCAATTACCTGGAAGGACTGATAATGACATCAAGAACTATTGGAACACAAGATTGAAGAAGAAGTTACTTGGGAAGAGAAaacaatcaaataataatagtagtttGAACCAAAAGGACACAAATGGAAATATAGAAGAAAATTCACTAAGCAATTCAGCTCTTGAAAGACTCCAACTTCATATGCAACTTCAAAACCCTTTCTCTAATTTCTACCCTTCACTCATGTGGCCAAAGTTGCATCCTTCTCAAGAAAAAATGATCCAAACCCTACAAGCTTTGAATCATCCTCATCATGATAATAACCCTATCATGCAAAATTCTTTCATGACATCCTCATACAAACCTTCTAATGATGTTATTCAACAAGATGGTGCAAAGATCAATAGAAATGATCCACAAGTTGATATTTTGGTGGAGGAGAATATTATTCCTTTGaattataataatagtaataattataattcaatgATCAACTCAAGTCTTGTAGCACCAAGAGGAGAAGCTATTGAGAAGAGAACTAATGAAGGAATTCAACAACTTGGTGCAATGCAAAATGAACTAGATGACATTCTCAACAATAGAATGGATTACTTACAAAAGGAGGAAGATGAATTTGATTGTTTTAGAGAAATGAATGTTTCAAAGGAAAGCTTGATATGGTGGTCAAATGATTCTGATACTAAATCAGGATCCTCAAACTCATGGGATTCATCAAATAATCATCAAGTTCTTATGCAAGATCAAGGGATGTTTCAAGATTATGTACTAGGTTACAGTATGTAG
- the LOC101514620 gene encoding uncharacterized protein, with translation MCNKVFQCLSESESVIDHRQHFIMDSPTAIRSPATTTGSGGSNDDGRRVKFLCSFLGSIMPRPQDGKLRYVGGETRIVSVLRDISFDELMGKMRELYEGVAVLKYQQPDEDLDALVSVVNDDDVVNMMEEYDKLGSGDGFTRLRIFLFSQSEQDGSHFIDGDDSERRYVDALNSLNDASEFRRLQQMEFPMVEDIHVPDQFINPISVENGIHSQRSGEIAMSQYNLHHIPIQHQQQPMNQRYSEIDAPWNPAYYSPRHHGQCLHDSRSLVEFPSSPSGTRYRMPFPEMPDKGTDRVSDEYARHHVNHHPMYDPQYPENVVWMPTGAPPQGDKSGFPGNILHGSHAHDGNSICEHCRMSFQRPPPHLEHPNILPPVAIPCQECHPSMDALTVNADAKLQPAMYPNEQNSDPRSVYNDSQNLERGWGLQRQSSSRAEEPRGHVSGSGRVNDHFVGDVPIINFPPGHGSMIDGHTFPSNHVHQQAGPELGVELFPDQAMAALPHLQIPPLEEPIVQYGNTTSPYGVDNNYAMPRGHAPGYTLWRNGPTPVHIGPQHEVTTLPQPVDGVMNAGIIRGEGNPGFFVGPDSQSVWVDSSQKFPGHDVSAIPEYPYANVPKLNPVAIGQENQPPVIVDVIHPPQDIIAGACLESMQLQQPSFNMVRNNEVLKNDTHLTEAMGLQSSSLLGEGKEAKNEDKVENTNVQSISFKEQNQIVEDVSNTAASVVECNKCGDAEKLADKDCSPREDSKDLADQFIFLPELIACVKKAALESHDEVKPTAEEHDGSQKHNSIAKEETENEVEPVNAHGDVELDTENDHVDTSKIEPTKAEAEAIARGLQTIKNDDLEEIRELGTGTYGAVYHGKWKGSDVAIKRIKASCFAGRPSERARLIADFWKEALMLSSLHHPNVVSFYGIVRDGPDGSLATVTEFMVNGSLKQFLHKKDRTIDRRKRLIIAMDAAFGMEYLHGKNIVHFDLKCENLLVNMRDPQRPVCKIGDLGLSKVKQHTLVSGGVRGTLPWMAPELLSGKSNMVSEKIDVYSFGIVMWELLTGDEPYADLHCASIIGGIVNNSLRPQIPTWCDPEWKSLMESCWASDPTERPSFSEISKKLRSMAASMNVK, from the exons ATGTGTAATAAAGTGTTTCAATGTTTGAGCGAGTCTGAGTCTGTAATTGATCATAGACAACACTTTATCATGGATAGTCCCACTGCCATTCGATCCCCGGCCACAACCACCGGATCGGGTGGTTCGAACGACGATGGCCGGCGTGTCAAATTCTTGTGTAGCTTTCTAGGTAGCATAATGCCACGTCCACAAGATGGGAAACTGCGTTATGTTGGTGGAGAGACAAGAATTGTGAGTGTTTTGAGAGATATTAGCTTTGATGAGTTGATGGGAAAGATGAGGGAGTTGTATGAAGGTGTTGCTGTTTTGAAGTATCAGCAGCCTGATGAAGATCTTGATGCCCTTGTTTCTGTtgttaatgatgatgatgtggtTAACATGATGGAAGAGTATGACAAGTTAGGTTCAGGAGATGGGTTCACTAGGCTTAGGATTTTCTTGTTTTCGCAATCCGAACAGGATGGTTCACACTTTATTGATGGGGATGATTCTGAGAGGAGGTATGTGGATGCATTGAATAGTTTAAATGATGCTTCTGAGTTTAGGAGATTGCAACAAATGGAGTTTCCTATGGTCGAGGATATCCATGTGCCTGATCAGTTCATTAATCCGATCAGCGTCGAGAATGGGATTCATAGCCAAAGAAGTGGGGAAATAGCAATGTCCCAATACAATTTGCATCATATCCCTATCCAGCACCAGCAGCAACCTATGAACCAGAGGTATAGCGAAATTGATGCTCCGTGGAATCCTGCTTATTACTCTCCTAGACATCATGGTCAGTGTCTCCATGACTCCAGATCATTGGTTGAGTTCCCATCTTCTCCTTCTGGCACAAGGTACCGTATGCCGTTTCCTGAGATGCCAGATAAGGGCACTGATAGAGTGTCGGATGAGTATGCTCGACATCATGTAAATCATCATCCTATGTACGACCCACAGTATCCCGAAAATGTTGTTTGGATGCCAACTGGAGCACCACCACAGGGTGATAAGTCTGGTTTTCCAGGCAACATTCTTCATGGTTCCCATGCTCATGATGGGAATAGTATATGCGAGCATTGTCGCATGAGTTTTCAGAGACCTCCACCGCATTTGGAACATCCTAATATACTTCCACCTGTTGCCATTCCATGTCAAGAATGCCACCCAAGTATGGATGCTCTCACAGTGAATGCTGATGCCAAGTTACAGCCTGCTATGTATCCTAATGAACAAAATAGTGATCCTAGGTCTGTTTATAACGATTCTCAGAATCTCGAGAGAGGATGGGGTTTGCAGCGTCAGAGTTCTTCTAGGGCTGAGGAACCAAGAGGACATGTCTCTGGATCAGGAAGAGTGAATGATCATTTTGTTGGTGATGTTCCTATCATTAATTTCCCTCCCGGACATGGTAGTATGATCGATGGACACACTTTTCCTTCCAATCACGTTCATCAACAAGCTGGACCTGAATTAGGCGTTGAACTGTTTCCTGACCAAGCCATGGCTGCTTTACCACATCTACAAATTCCTCCTTTGGAAGAACCCATTGTGCAGTATGGAAATACTACTTCTCCTTATGGAGTAGATAATAATTACGCCATGCCTCGTGGACACGCGCCTGGTTATACTCTCTGGAGAAATGGTCCAACTCCGGTTCATATTGGACCACAGCACGAGGTAACTACTCTACCTCAGCCGGTTGACGGTGTTATGAATGCTGGAATAATCAGGGGAGAGGGCAATCCAGGATTTTTTGTTGGACCAGATAGCCAAAGTGTTTGGGTTGATTCCTCACAGAAATTTCCGGGTCATGATGTGTCAGCCATCCCTGAATACCCTTATGCAAATGTGCCAAAGTTGAATCCGGTGGCCATTGGTCAGGAAAATCAACCTCCAGTTATCGTAGATGTCATTCATCCCCCACAGGACATAATTGCTGGTGCCTGCTTGGAATCTATGCAGCTGCAACAACCATCTTTTAATATGGTTCGCAATAATGAAGTTTTGAAAAACGATACTCATTTGACTGAAGCGATGGGTTTGCAATCTTCAAGTTTGCTTGGGGAAGGAAAAGAGGCAAAAAATGAGGACAAGGTTGAGAACACTAATGTGCAAAGTATATCTTTTAAAGAGCAAAATCAAATTGTTGAAGATGTATCCAACACAGCCGCTTCTGTTGTGGAATGTAATAAGTGTGGAGATGCTGAGAAGCTGGCTGATAAGGACTGTTCTCCTCGTGAAGATTCTAAGGATTTAGCTGATCAATTCATTTTCTTGCCTGAGTTGATTGCTTGTGTTAAAAAGGCTGCATTAGAAAGTCACGACGAGGTGAAACCTACAGCTGAAGAGCACGATGGCTCTCAGAAGCACAATTCAATTGCCAAAGAAGAAACAGAAAATGAAGTTGAACCAGTG AATGCTCATGGTGATGTAGAATTGGACACCGAAAACGACCATGTAGATACTTCTAAAATTGAGCCTACAAAGGCTGAGGCAGAAGCAATTGCTAGGGGATTGCAG ACGATTAAAAATGATGATTTGGAGGAGATCCGTGAGCTAGGTACTGGAACTTATGGGGCTGTTTATCACGGGAAATGGAAAGGTTCTGATGTTGCCATTAAGAGAATAAAAGCCAGTTGTTTTGCTGGAAGACCATCTGAAAGAGCAAGATTG ATTGCAGATTTCTGGAAGGAGGCATTGATGCTGAGTTCATTGCATCATCCGAATGTTGTCTCCTTCTATGGTATTGTTCGTGATGGTCCTGATGGGTCTTTAGCAACAGTGACAGAATTCATGGTTAATGGATCTTTGAAACAGTTCTTGCATAAGAAAGACAG AACGATAGATCGTCGGAAGAGGCTCATTATAGCCATGGATGCTGCATTTGGGATGGAGTATTTGCATGGAAAGAACATTGTGCATTTTGATTTGAAATGTGAGAATCTATTGGTTAATATGAGAGATCCACAACGGCCTGTCTGCAAG ATTGGTGATTTAGGTCTATCAAAAGTTAAACAGCATACTCTAGTGTCTGGAGGGGTACGCGGAACTTTGCCATGGATGGCACCTGAACTTCTTAGCGGGAAAAGCAATATGGTGTCGGAGAAG ATCGATGTTTACTCGTTCGGGATAGTCATGTGGGAATTACTCACAGGGGATGAACCTTATGCTGATTTGCATTGTGCTTCAATAATAG GAGGAATTGTGAACAACAGTTTGCGTCCTCAAATCCCGACATGGTGCGATCCTGAGTGGAAGTCTCTAATGGAAAGTTGTTGGGCTTCTGATCCTACAGAAAGACCATCGTTTTCCGAAATCTCGAAGAAGCTAAGGAGTATGGCTGCTTCAATGAATGTGAAATAG
- the LOC101515046 gene encoding uncharacterized protein isoform X3, whose product MDHRAVEQAERINTCNSPVLEYCGGAVSPEMQPPKLLWVKENLQEYWSMVFRWMDLSDWLSYRATGDDTRSLCTTVCKWTYLGHAHMQYINDKKSRDMEACGWDDEFWEEIGLGDLVEGHHAKIGRSVAFPGHPLGSGLTPTAAKELGLVPGIPVGTSLIDAHAGGVGVIESVPSSEAEEQDKEAICNRMVLVCGTSTCHMAVSRSKLFIPGVWGPFWSAMVPEYWLTEGGQSATGALLDHVIENHAASVRLANRAASQKISVFELLNKLLDTIMVEQNQSFLGALTEDLHVLPDFHGNRSPIADPKAKGVIYGLSLDTSDKQLALLYLATVQGIAYGTRHIVEHCNAHGHKINTLLACGGLSKNPIFIQEHADIIGCPIILPRESESVLLGAAILGAVATKKYDSLREAMKSLNAAGQVIHPSNDPKVKKYHDAKYKIFRGLYEQQLSNRSTMAQALA is encoded by the exons ATGGATCATAGAGCTGTAGAACAAGCCGAAAGGATCAATACATGTAACTCACCTGTATTGGAGTACTGTGGTGGAGCTGTTTCACCTGAAATGCAACCACCAAAG CTTCTATGGGTTAAAGAAAACTTGCAAGAGTATTGGTCAATGGTTTTCAGGTGGATGGACTTGAGTGACTGGTTATCATACAG GGCTACTGGAGATGATACTCGCAGTCTGTGCACCACAGTTTGTAAATGGACATATCTTGGTCATGCTCACATGCAGTATATCAATGATAAAAAGTCTCGAGATATGGAAGCTTGTGGGTGGGATGATGAGTTTTGGGAGGAAATTGGTTTGGGCGATCTTGTTGAAGGACATCATGCTAAGATAG GACGAAGTGTTGCTTTCCCTGGGCATCCTTTGGGTTCTGGCCTTACTCCTACTGCAGCAAAG GAACTGGGTCTTGTGCCTGGAATTCCTGTTGGGACATCACTGATTGATGCTCATGCTGGTGGTGTGGGGGTAATTGAAAGTGTGCCCTCATCAGAAGCTGAAG AGCAAGACAAGGAAGCAATTTGCAATCGCATGGTGTTAGTTTGTGGTACTTCTACATGCCACATGGCTGTATCACGGAGCAAATTGTTCATTCCAGGGGTTTGGGGGCCATTTTGGTCAG CAATGGTACCGGAATATTGGCTGACTGAAGGTGGGCAGAGTGCTACTGGTGCATTATTGGATCATGTAATTGAAAACCATGCTGCTTCGGTACGTCTTGCAAATCGAGCCGCTTCCCAAA AGATCTCAGTGTTTGAGCTTCTGAACAAGCTCTTGGATACAATAATGGTTGAGCAGAACCAATCCTTTTTAGGTGCCCTGACTGAAGATTTACACGTTCTTCCTGATTTTCATGGGAACAG GTCTCCCATTGCAGACCCAAAAGCAAAAGGAGTTATCTATGGTTTGTCACTTGACACAAGTGACAAACAGTTGGCTCTTCTATACCTGGCAACTGTGCAGGGCATTGCATATGGCACGCGTCACATTGTAGAGCATTGCAATGCCCATGGTCACAAA ATCAATACACTACTTGCATGTGGCGGCCTATCAAAGAACCCTATCTTCATTCAGGAACATGCTGATATTATTG GTTGCCCTATAATTCTTCCAAGGGAAAGTGAATCTGTGCTCTTGGGTGCTGCTATTCTGGGTGCTGTTGCTACAAAGAAATATGATAGCCTTAGGGAGGCCATGAAATCCCTGAATGCAGCTGGTCAG GTTATTCATCCATCTAATGATCCAAAAGTGAAAAAGTACCATGATGCCAAATACAAGATATTCCGTGGTCTTTATGAACAGCAGCTCTCTAATCGTTCCACGATGGCTCAAGCCTTGGCATAG
- the LOC101515046 gene encoding uncharacterized protein isoform X1, with amino-acid sequence MASPAEPSSSRSIFLGVDVGTGSARAGLFDEEGKLLGSSSSPIQIWKDGAFVEQSSTDIWLAVCVAVKAACSKAKVAPTEVKGLGFAATCSLVAVDSDSSPVSVSRSGDSRRNVIVWMDHRAVEQAERINTCNSPVLEYCGGAVSPEMQPPKLLWVKENLQEYWSMVFRWMDLSDWLSYRATGDDTRSLCTTVCKWTYLGHAHMQYINDKKSRDMEACGWDDEFWEEIGLGDLVEGHHAKIGRSVAFPGHPLGSGLTPTAAKELGLVPGIPVGTSLIDAHAGGVGVIESVPSSEAEEQDKEAICNRMVLVCGTSTCHMAVSRSKLFIPGVWGPFWSAMVPEYWLTEGGQSATGALLDHVIENHAASVRLANRAASQKISVFELLNKLLDTIMVEQNQSFLGALTEDLHVLPDFHGNRSPIADPKAKGVIYGLSLDTSDKQLALLYLATVQGIAYGTRHIVEHCNAHGHKINTLLACGGLSKNPIFIQEHADIIGCPIILPRESESVLLGAAILGAVATKKYDSLREAMKSLNAAGQVIHPSNDPKVKKYHDAKYKIFRGLYEQQLSNRSTMAQALA; translated from the exons ATGGCCTCTCCCGCCGAGCCTTCTAGCTCTCGCTCCATTTTCCTCGGCGTCGACGTTGGCACCGGCAGCGCTCGCGCCG GTCTGTTTGATGAGGAAGGAAAGCTTCTTGGTTCGTCTAGCAGCCCAATACAGATATGGAAAGATGGTGCCTTTGTCGAG CAATCCTCTACAGATATATGGCTTGCAGTTTGTGTAGCTGTAAAAGCAGCTTGCTCTAAAGCAAAAGTTGCACCTACAGAAGTAAAGGGTCTGGGGTTTGCAGCTACTTGTTCACTTG TTGCGGTGGATTCTGACAGTTCACCTGTTTCGGTTTCTCGGAGTGGTGATTCAAGAAGAAATGTGATAGTATGGATGGATCATAGAGCTGTAGAACAAGCCGAAAGGATCAATACATGTAACTCACCTGTATTGGAGTACTGTGGTGGAGCTGTTTCACCTGAAATGCAACCACCAAAG CTTCTATGGGTTAAAGAAAACTTGCAAGAGTATTGGTCAATGGTTTTCAGGTGGATGGACTTGAGTGACTGGTTATCATACAG GGCTACTGGAGATGATACTCGCAGTCTGTGCACCACAGTTTGTAAATGGACATATCTTGGTCATGCTCACATGCAGTATATCAATGATAAAAAGTCTCGAGATATGGAAGCTTGTGGGTGGGATGATGAGTTTTGGGAGGAAATTGGTTTGGGCGATCTTGTTGAAGGACATCATGCTAAGATAG GACGAAGTGTTGCTTTCCCTGGGCATCCTTTGGGTTCTGGCCTTACTCCTACTGCAGCAAAG GAACTGGGTCTTGTGCCTGGAATTCCTGTTGGGACATCACTGATTGATGCTCATGCTGGTGGTGTGGGGGTAATTGAAAGTGTGCCCTCATCAGAAGCTGAAG AGCAAGACAAGGAAGCAATTTGCAATCGCATGGTGTTAGTTTGTGGTACTTCTACATGCCACATGGCTGTATCACGGAGCAAATTGTTCATTCCAGGGGTTTGGGGGCCATTTTGGTCAG CAATGGTACCGGAATATTGGCTGACTGAAGGTGGGCAGAGTGCTACTGGTGCATTATTGGATCATGTAATTGAAAACCATGCTGCTTCGGTACGTCTTGCAAATCGAGCCGCTTCCCAAA AGATCTCAGTGTTTGAGCTTCTGAACAAGCTCTTGGATACAATAATGGTTGAGCAGAACCAATCCTTTTTAGGTGCCCTGACTGAAGATTTACACGTTCTTCCTGATTTTCATGGGAACAG GTCTCCCATTGCAGACCCAAAAGCAAAAGGAGTTATCTATGGTTTGTCACTTGACACAAGTGACAAACAGTTGGCTCTTCTATACCTGGCAACTGTGCAGGGCATTGCATATGGCACGCGTCACATTGTAGAGCATTGCAATGCCCATGGTCACAAA ATCAATACACTACTTGCATGTGGCGGCCTATCAAAGAACCCTATCTTCATTCAGGAACATGCTGATATTATTG GTTGCCCTATAATTCTTCCAAGGGAAAGTGAATCTGTGCTCTTGGGTGCTGCTATTCTGGGTGCTGTTGCTACAAAGAAATATGATAGCCTTAGGGAGGCCATGAAATCCCTGAATGCAGCTGGTCAG GTTATTCATCCATCTAATGATCCAAAAGTGAAAAAGTACCATGATGCCAAATACAAGATATTCCGTGGTCTTTATGAACAGCAGCTCTCTAATCGTTCCACGATGGCTCAAGCCTTGGCATAG
- the LOC101515046 gene encoding uncharacterized protein isoform X2, producing MERWCLCRDIWLAVCVAVKAACSKAKVAPTEVKGLGFAATCSLVAVDSDSSPVSVSRSGDSRRNVIVWMDHRAVEQAERINTCNSPVLEYCGGAVSPEMQPPKLLWVKENLQEYWSMVFRWMDLSDWLSYRATGDDTRSLCTTVCKWTYLGHAHMQYINDKKSRDMEACGWDDEFWEEIGLGDLVEGHHAKIGRSVAFPGHPLGSGLTPTAAKELGLVPGIPVGTSLIDAHAGGVGVIESVPSSEAEEQDKEAICNRMVLVCGTSTCHMAVSRSKLFIPGVWGPFWSAMVPEYWLTEGGQSATGALLDHVIENHAASVRLANRAASQKISVFELLNKLLDTIMVEQNQSFLGALTEDLHVLPDFHGNRSPIADPKAKGVIYGLSLDTSDKQLALLYLATVQGIAYGTRHIVEHCNAHGHKINTLLACGGLSKNPIFIQEHADIIGCPIILPRESESVLLGAAILGAVATKKYDSLREAMKSLNAAGQVIHPSNDPKVKKYHDAKYKIFRGLYEQQLSNRSTMAQALA from the exons ATGGAAAGATGGTGCCTTTGTCGAG ATATATGGCTTGCAGTTTGTGTAGCTGTAAAAGCAGCTTGCTCTAAAGCAAAAGTTGCACCTACAGAAGTAAAGGGTCTGGGGTTTGCAGCTACTTGTTCACTTG TTGCGGTGGATTCTGACAGTTCACCTGTTTCGGTTTCTCGGAGTGGTGATTCAAGAAGAAATGTGATAGTATGGATGGATCATAGAGCTGTAGAACAAGCCGAAAGGATCAATACATGTAACTCACCTGTATTGGAGTACTGTGGTGGAGCTGTTTCACCTGAAATGCAACCACCAAAG CTTCTATGGGTTAAAGAAAACTTGCAAGAGTATTGGTCAATGGTTTTCAGGTGGATGGACTTGAGTGACTGGTTATCATACAG GGCTACTGGAGATGATACTCGCAGTCTGTGCACCACAGTTTGTAAATGGACATATCTTGGTCATGCTCACATGCAGTATATCAATGATAAAAAGTCTCGAGATATGGAAGCTTGTGGGTGGGATGATGAGTTTTGGGAGGAAATTGGTTTGGGCGATCTTGTTGAAGGACATCATGCTAAGATAG GACGAAGTGTTGCTTTCCCTGGGCATCCTTTGGGTTCTGGCCTTACTCCTACTGCAGCAAAG GAACTGGGTCTTGTGCCTGGAATTCCTGTTGGGACATCACTGATTGATGCTCATGCTGGTGGTGTGGGGGTAATTGAAAGTGTGCCCTCATCAGAAGCTGAAG AGCAAGACAAGGAAGCAATTTGCAATCGCATGGTGTTAGTTTGTGGTACTTCTACATGCCACATGGCTGTATCACGGAGCAAATTGTTCATTCCAGGGGTTTGGGGGCCATTTTGGTCAG CAATGGTACCGGAATATTGGCTGACTGAAGGTGGGCAGAGTGCTACTGGTGCATTATTGGATCATGTAATTGAAAACCATGCTGCTTCGGTACGTCTTGCAAATCGAGCCGCTTCCCAAA AGATCTCAGTGTTTGAGCTTCTGAACAAGCTCTTGGATACAATAATGGTTGAGCAGAACCAATCCTTTTTAGGTGCCCTGACTGAAGATTTACACGTTCTTCCTGATTTTCATGGGAACAG GTCTCCCATTGCAGACCCAAAAGCAAAAGGAGTTATCTATGGTTTGTCACTTGACACAAGTGACAAACAGTTGGCTCTTCTATACCTGGCAACTGTGCAGGGCATTGCATATGGCACGCGTCACATTGTAGAGCATTGCAATGCCCATGGTCACAAA ATCAATACACTACTTGCATGTGGCGGCCTATCAAAGAACCCTATCTTCATTCAGGAACATGCTGATATTATTG GTTGCCCTATAATTCTTCCAAGGGAAAGTGAATCTGTGCTCTTGGGTGCTGCTATTCTGGGTGCTGTTGCTACAAAGAAATATGATAGCCTTAGGGAGGCCATGAAATCCCTGAATGCAGCTGGTCAG GTTATTCATCCATCTAATGATCCAAAAGTGAAAAAGTACCATGATGCCAAATACAAGATATTCCGTGGTCTTTATGAACAGCAGCTCTCTAATCGTTCCACGATGGCTCAAGCCTTGGCATAG